Proteins encoded in a region of the Chelonoidis abingdonii isolate Lonesome George chromosome 2, CheloAbing_2.0, whole genome shotgun sequence genome:
- the ACBD5 gene encoding acyl-CoA-binding domain-containing protein 5 isoform X4, translating into MAETGSVHETRFEAAVKVIQSLPKNGSFQPSNEMMLKFYSFYKQATQGPCNSPRPGFWDPIGRYKWDAWSALGDMPKEEAMIAYVEEMKKILESMPMTEKVEELLQVIGPFYEIVEDKKNRGSGLTSVRLEKVSKYLEDLGNVMTSTPNSKAVNGKAESSDSGAESEEEEGHEEEEKEIQQSEKDYKNVKQDSAASKDLESIVTNGCYKDNFVPEMQNGIQTKSALNGLNVEEEITKVEQSLALTGKTNNSGHQGSNEDSVEEVSGIQHLTSDSDSEVFCDSMEQFGQEEPLEMITSAKGPLQHSSHFLEVDHSHLLENAGFPEHAHLPSENFRVEDITEAAVEGKGEVKCGGEDGKSSDGGPHKEKKGGEKVDFHGVRRGRGHRMQPLGDGAQGGQMGSGGDGERWGSDRAPRGSLNEQIAVVLMRLQEDMQNVLQRLHTLEALTASQARSVTLQSNLQPASSVKRPLWWPFDISPGTLAFAVVWPFVAQWLVHVYFQRRRRK; encoded by the exons ATGGCGGAGACCGGCTCGGTGCATGAGACCAGGTTTGAGGCGGCCGTGAAGGTGATTCAGAGCTTGCCCAAAAATG GTTCATTCCAGCCATCGAATGAAATGATGCTCAAGTTCTATAGCTTTTATAAGCAAGCAACCCAAGGACCCTGTAACAGTCCAAGACCTGGATTCTGGGATCCTATTGGTAGATATAAATG GGATGCTTGGAGTGCTTTGGGGGATATGCCCAAAGAAGAAGCCATGATAGCGTATGtagaagaaatgaaaaag ATTCTTGAGAGTATGCCAATGACGGAGAAAGTTGAAGAATTACTACAAGTGATAGGCCCATTCTATGAAATAGTAGAGGATAAAAAGAACAGAGGATCTGGCCTAACATCAG TCCGACTGGAGAAAGTTTCTAAATATTTAGAAG ACCTTGGTAATGTTATGACTTCCACACCAAATTCAAAGGCCGTGAATGGTAAAGCTGAGAGCAGTGACAGTGGAGCAGAATCGGAAGAGGAAGAGGGTcatgaagaagaggaaaaagaaatacaaCAAAGTGAAAAAG ACTATAAGAATGTAAAGCAGGACTCAGCAGCATCTAAGGATTTGGAAAGTATTGTCACTAATGGCTGTTATAAGGACAACTTTGTTCCAGAAATGCAGAATGGCATCCAGACTAAATCTGCCCTGAATGGCTTAAATGTAGAGGAAGAAATAACGAAAGTGGAGCAAAGCCTAGCACTAACGGGAAAAACTAACAACAGTGGTCACCAAG GTTCAAATGAAGACAGTGTTGAAGAGGTCTCAGGAATTCAGCACTTGACAAGTGATTCAGACAGTGAAGTTTTTTGTGATTCTATGGAACAATTTGGACAAGAAGAg CCCTTGGAAATGATTACATCAGCCAAAGGACCTTTACAGCATTCATCCCATTTCTTGGAAGTAGATCACAGTcatctgttggaaaatgctggtTTTCCTGAACATgctcacctgccctctgaaaatttTAGAGTGGAGGATATAACAGAAGCAGCAGTTGAAGGAAAAGGTGAAGTCAAGTGTGGGGGAGAAGATGGCAAAAGCAGCGATGGAGGCCCTCACAAAGAGAAGAAAGGCGGAGAAAAGGTGGATTTCCATGGAGTCAGAAGAGGGAGAG GGCATAGGATGCAGCCTCTGGGTGATGGTGCTCAAGGTGGACAGATGGGCAGTGGAGGGGATGGAGAACGCTGGGGGTCAGACAGAGCACCAAGGGGCAGCCTCAATGAACAAATTGCAGTAGTGCTCATGAGGTTACAAGAAGACATGCAGAACGTCCTTCAGAGACTGCATACACTGGAGGCACTGACAGCCTCCCAG GCAAGATCTGTGACGCTACAGTCAAATTTACAACCTGCCTCATCTGTTAAG aGACCATTGTGGTGGCCCTTTGATATTTCTCCTGGCACTTTAGCCTTTGCTGTTGTATGGCCCTTTGTTGCCCAGTGGTTGGTGCATGTATACTTTCAAAGAAGGCGAAG AAAATGA
- the ACBD5 gene encoding acyl-CoA-binding domain-containing protein 5 isoform X1 has product MAETGSVHETRFEAAVKVIQSLPKNGSFQPSNEMMLKFYSFYKQATQGPCNSPRPGFWDPIGRYKWDAWSALGDMPKEEAMIAYVEEMKKILESMPMTEKVEELLQVIGPFYEIVEDKKNRGSGLTSVRLEKVSKYLEDLGNVMTSTPNSKAVNGKAESSDSGAESEEEEGHEEEEKEIQQSEKDYKNVKQDSAASKDLESIVTNGCYKDNFVPEMQNGIQTKSALNGLNVEEEITKVEQSLALTGKTNNSGHQGSNEDSVEEVSGIQHLTSDSDSEVFCDSMEQFGQEEPLEMITSAKGPLQHSSHFLEVDHSHLLENAGFPEHAHLPSENFRVEDITEAAVEGKGEVKCGGEDGKSSDGGPHKEKKGGEKVDFHGVRRGRGHRMQPLGDGAQGGQMGSGGDGERWGSDRAPRGSLNEQIAVVLMRLQEDMQNVLQRLHTLEALTASQARSVTLQSNLQPASSVKRPLWWPFDISPGTLAFAVVWPFVAQWLVHVYFQRRRRLLGLGQPGERRNSEFT; this is encoded by the exons ATGGCGGAGACCGGCTCGGTGCATGAGACCAGGTTTGAGGCGGCCGTGAAGGTGATTCAGAGCTTGCCCAAAAATG GTTCATTCCAGCCATCGAATGAAATGATGCTCAAGTTCTATAGCTTTTATAAGCAAGCAACCCAAGGACCCTGTAACAGTCCAAGACCTGGATTCTGGGATCCTATTGGTAGATATAAATG GGATGCTTGGAGTGCTTTGGGGGATATGCCCAAAGAAGAAGCCATGATAGCGTATGtagaagaaatgaaaaag ATTCTTGAGAGTATGCCAATGACGGAGAAAGTTGAAGAATTACTACAAGTGATAGGCCCATTCTATGAAATAGTAGAGGATAAAAAGAACAGAGGATCTGGCCTAACATCAG TCCGACTGGAGAAAGTTTCTAAATATTTAGAAG ACCTTGGTAATGTTATGACTTCCACACCAAATTCAAAGGCCGTGAATGGTAAAGCTGAGAGCAGTGACAGTGGAGCAGAATCGGAAGAGGAAGAGGGTcatgaagaagaggaaaaagaaatacaaCAAAGTGAAAAAG ACTATAAGAATGTAAAGCAGGACTCAGCAGCATCTAAGGATTTGGAAAGTATTGTCACTAATGGCTGTTATAAGGACAACTTTGTTCCAGAAATGCAGAATGGCATCCAGACTAAATCTGCCCTGAATGGCTTAAATGTAGAGGAAGAAATAACGAAAGTGGAGCAAAGCCTAGCACTAACGGGAAAAACTAACAACAGTGGTCACCAAG GTTCAAATGAAGACAGTGTTGAAGAGGTCTCAGGAATTCAGCACTTGACAAGTGATTCAGACAGTGAAGTTTTTTGTGATTCTATGGAACAATTTGGACAAGAAGAg CCCTTGGAAATGATTACATCAGCCAAAGGACCTTTACAGCATTCATCCCATTTCTTGGAAGTAGATCACAGTcatctgttggaaaatgctggtTTTCCTGAACATgctcacctgccctctgaaaatttTAGAGTGGAGGATATAACAGAAGCAGCAGTTGAAGGAAAAGGTGAAGTCAAGTGTGGGGGAGAAGATGGCAAAAGCAGCGATGGAGGCCCTCACAAAGAGAAGAAAGGCGGAGAAAAGGTGGATTTCCATGGAGTCAGAAGAGGGAGAG GGCATAGGATGCAGCCTCTGGGTGATGGTGCTCAAGGTGGACAGATGGGCAGTGGAGGGGATGGAGAACGCTGGGGGTCAGACAGAGCACCAAGGGGCAGCCTCAATGAACAAATTGCAGTAGTGCTCATGAGGTTACAAGAAGACATGCAGAACGTCCTTCAGAGACTGCATACACTGGAGGCACTGACAGCCTCCCAG GCAAGATCTGTGACGCTACAGTCAAATTTACAACCTGCCTCATCTGTTAAG aGACCATTGTGGTGGCCCTTTGATATTTCTCCTGGCACTTTAGCCTTTGCTGTTGTATGGCCCTTTGTTGCCCAGTGGTTGGTGCATGTATACTTTCAAAGAAGGCGAAG ACTACTGGGACTGGGACAGCCTGGAGAGAGAAGGAATTCAGAATTCACATGA
- the ACBD5 gene encoding acyl-CoA-binding domain-containing protein 5 isoform X3, protein MAETGSVHETRFEAAVKVIQSLPKNGSFQPSNEMMLKFYSFYKQATQGPCNSPRPGFWDPIGRYKWDAWSALGDMPKEEAMIAYVEEMKKILESMPMTEKVEELLQVIGPFYEIVEDKKNRGSGLTSDLGNVMTSTPNSKAVNGKAESSDSGAESEEEEGHEEEEKEIQQSEKDYKNVKQDSAASKDLESIVTNGCYKDNFVPEMQNGIQTKSALNGLNVEEEITKVEQSLALTGKTNNSGHQGSNEDSVEEVSGIQHLTSDSDSEVFCDSMEQFGQEEPLEMITSAKGPLQHSSHFLEVDHSHLLENAGFPEHAHLPSENFRVEDITEAAVEGKGEVKCGGEDGKSSDGGPHKEKKGGEKVDFHGVRRGRGHRMQPLGDGAQGGQMGSGGDGERWGSDRAPRGSLNEQIAVVLMRLQEDMQNVLQRLHTLEALTASQARSVTLQSNLQPASSVKRPLWWPFDISPGTLAFAVVWPFVAQWLVHVYFQRRRRLLGLGQPGERRNSEFT, encoded by the exons ATGGCGGAGACCGGCTCGGTGCATGAGACCAGGTTTGAGGCGGCCGTGAAGGTGATTCAGAGCTTGCCCAAAAATG GTTCATTCCAGCCATCGAATGAAATGATGCTCAAGTTCTATAGCTTTTATAAGCAAGCAACCCAAGGACCCTGTAACAGTCCAAGACCTGGATTCTGGGATCCTATTGGTAGATATAAATG GGATGCTTGGAGTGCTTTGGGGGATATGCCCAAAGAAGAAGCCATGATAGCGTATGtagaagaaatgaaaaag ATTCTTGAGAGTATGCCAATGACGGAGAAAGTTGAAGAATTACTACAAGTGATAGGCCCATTCTATGAAATAGTAGAGGATAAAAAGAACAGAGGATCTGGCCTAACATCAG ACCTTGGTAATGTTATGACTTCCACACCAAATTCAAAGGCCGTGAATGGTAAAGCTGAGAGCAGTGACAGTGGAGCAGAATCGGAAGAGGAAGAGGGTcatgaagaagaggaaaaagaaatacaaCAAAGTGAAAAAG ACTATAAGAATGTAAAGCAGGACTCAGCAGCATCTAAGGATTTGGAAAGTATTGTCACTAATGGCTGTTATAAGGACAACTTTGTTCCAGAAATGCAGAATGGCATCCAGACTAAATCTGCCCTGAATGGCTTAAATGTAGAGGAAGAAATAACGAAAGTGGAGCAAAGCCTAGCACTAACGGGAAAAACTAACAACAGTGGTCACCAAG GTTCAAATGAAGACAGTGTTGAAGAGGTCTCAGGAATTCAGCACTTGACAAGTGATTCAGACAGTGAAGTTTTTTGTGATTCTATGGAACAATTTGGACAAGAAGAg CCCTTGGAAATGATTACATCAGCCAAAGGACCTTTACAGCATTCATCCCATTTCTTGGAAGTAGATCACAGTcatctgttggaaaatgctggtTTTCCTGAACATgctcacctgccctctgaaaatttTAGAGTGGAGGATATAACAGAAGCAGCAGTTGAAGGAAAAGGTGAAGTCAAGTGTGGGGGAGAAGATGGCAAAAGCAGCGATGGAGGCCCTCACAAAGAGAAGAAAGGCGGAGAAAAGGTGGATTTCCATGGAGTCAGAAGAGGGAGAG GGCATAGGATGCAGCCTCTGGGTGATGGTGCTCAAGGTGGACAGATGGGCAGTGGAGGGGATGGAGAACGCTGGGGGTCAGACAGAGCACCAAGGGGCAGCCTCAATGAACAAATTGCAGTAGTGCTCATGAGGTTACAAGAAGACATGCAGAACGTCCTTCAGAGACTGCATACACTGGAGGCACTGACAGCCTCCCAG GCAAGATCTGTGACGCTACAGTCAAATTTACAACCTGCCTCATCTGTTAAG aGACCATTGTGGTGGCCCTTTGATATTTCTCCTGGCACTTTAGCCTTTGCTGTTGTATGGCCCTTTGTTGCCCAGTGGTTGGTGCATGTATACTTTCAAAGAAGGCGAAG ACTACTGGGACTGGGACAGCCTGGAGAGAGAAGGAATTCAGAATTCACATGA
- the ACBD5 gene encoding acyl-CoA-binding domain-containing protein 5 isoform X7, giving the protein MGCLECFGGYAQRRSHDSVCRRNEKDLGNVMTSTPNSKAVNGKAESSDSGAESEEEEGHEEEEKEIQQSEKDYKNVKQDSAASKDLESIVTNGCYKDNFVPEMQNGIQTKSALNGLNVEEEITKVEQSLALTGKTNNSGHQGSNEDSVEEVSGIQHLTSDSDSEVFCDSMEQFGQEEPLEMITSAKGPLQHSSHFLEVDHSHLLENAGFPEHAHLPSENFRVEDITEAAVEGKGEVKCGGEDGKSSDGGPHKEKKGGEKVDFHGVRRGRGHRMQPLGDGAQGGQMGSGGDGERWGSDRAPRGSLNEQIAVVLMRLQEDMQNVLQRLHTLEALTASQARSVTLQSNLQPASSVKRPLWWPFDISPGTLAFAVVWPFVAQWLVHVYFQRRRRLLGLGQPGERRNSEFT; this is encoded by the exons ATG GGATGCTTGGAGTGCTTTGGGGGATATGCCCAAAGAAGAAGCCATGATAGCGTATGtagaagaaatgaaaaag ACCTTGGTAATGTTATGACTTCCACACCAAATTCAAAGGCCGTGAATGGTAAAGCTGAGAGCAGTGACAGTGGAGCAGAATCGGAAGAGGAAGAGGGTcatgaagaagaggaaaaagaaatacaaCAAAGTGAAAAAG ACTATAAGAATGTAAAGCAGGACTCAGCAGCATCTAAGGATTTGGAAAGTATTGTCACTAATGGCTGTTATAAGGACAACTTTGTTCCAGAAATGCAGAATGGCATCCAGACTAAATCTGCCCTGAATGGCTTAAATGTAGAGGAAGAAATAACGAAAGTGGAGCAAAGCCTAGCACTAACGGGAAAAACTAACAACAGTGGTCACCAAG GTTCAAATGAAGACAGTGTTGAAGAGGTCTCAGGAATTCAGCACTTGACAAGTGATTCAGACAGTGAAGTTTTTTGTGATTCTATGGAACAATTTGGACAAGAAGAg CCCTTGGAAATGATTACATCAGCCAAAGGACCTTTACAGCATTCATCCCATTTCTTGGAAGTAGATCACAGTcatctgttggaaaatgctggtTTTCCTGAACATgctcacctgccctctgaaaatttTAGAGTGGAGGATATAACAGAAGCAGCAGTTGAAGGAAAAGGTGAAGTCAAGTGTGGGGGAGAAGATGGCAAAAGCAGCGATGGAGGCCCTCACAAAGAGAAGAAAGGCGGAGAAAAGGTGGATTTCCATGGAGTCAGAAGAGGGAGAG GGCATAGGATGCAGCCTCTGGGTGATGGTGCTCAAGGTGGACAGATGGGCAGTGGAGGGGATGGAGAACGCTGGGGGTCAGACAGAGCACCAAGGGGCAGCCTCAATGAACAAATTGCAGTAGTGCTCATGAGGTTACAAGAAGACATGCAGAACGTCCTTCAGAGACTGCATACACTGGAGGCACTGACAGCCTCCCAG GCAAGATCTGTGACGCTACAGTCAAATTTACAACCTGCCTCATCTGTTAAG aGACCATTGTGGTGGCCCTTTGATATTTCTCCTGGCACTTTAGCCTTTGCTGTTGTATGGCCCTTTGTTGCCCAGTGGTTGGTGCATGTATACTTTCAAAGAAGGCGAAG ACTACTGGGACTGGGACAGCCTGGAGAGAGAAGGAATTCAGAATTCACATGA
- the ACBD5 gene encoding acyl-CoA-binding domain-containing protein 5 isoform X6, giving the protein MPKEEAMIAYVEEMKKILESMPMTEKVEELLQVIGPFYEIVEDKKNRGSGLTSVRLEKVSKYLEDLGNVMTSTPNSKAVNGKAESSDSGAESEEEEGHEEEEKEIQQSEKDYKNVKQDSAASKDLESIVTNGCYKDNFVPEMQNGIQTKSALNGLNVEEEITKVEQSLALTGKTNNSGHQGSNEDSVEEVSGIQHLTSDSDSEVFCDSMEQFGQEEPLEMITSAKGPLQHSSHFLEVDHSHLLENAGFPEHAHLPSENFRVEDITEAAVEGKGEVKCGGEDGKSSDGGPHKEKKGGEKVDFHGVRRGRGHRMQPLGDGAQGGQMGSGGDGERWGSDRAPRGSLNEQIAVVLMRLQEDMQNVLQRLHTLEALTASQARSVTLQSNLQPASSVKRPLWWPFDISPGTLAFAVVWPFVAQWLVHVYFQRRRRLLGLGQPGERRNSEFT; this is encoded by the exons ATGCCCAAAGAAGAAGCCATGATAGCGTATGtagaagaaatgaaaaag ATTCTTGAGAGTATGCCAATGACGGAGAAAGTTGAAGAATTACTACAAGTGATAGGCCCATTCTATGAAATAGTAGAGGATAAAAAGAACAGAGGATCTGGCCTAACATCAG TCCGACTGGAGAAAGTTTCTAAATATTTAGAAG ACCTTGGTAATGTTATGACTTCCACACCAAATTCAAAGGCCGTGAATGGTAAAGCTGAGAGCAGTGACAGTGGAGCAGAATCGGAAGAGGAAGAGGGTcatgaagaagaggaaaaagaaatacaaCAAAGTGAAAAAG ACTATAAGAATGTAAAGCAGGACTCAGCAGCATCTAAGGATTTGGAAAGTATTGTCACTAATGGCTGTTATAAGGACAACTTTGTTCCAGAAATGCAGAATGGCATCCAGACTAAATCTGCCCTGAATGGCTTAAATGTAGAGGAAGAAATAACGAAAGTGGAGCAAAGCCTAGCACTAACGGGAAAAACTAACAACAGTGGTCACCAAG GTTCAAATGAAGACAGTGTTGAAGAGGTCTCAGGAATTCAGCACTTGACAAGTGATTCAGACAGTGAAGTTTTTTGTGATTCTATGGAACAATTTGGACAAGAAGAg CCCTTGGAAATGATTACATCAGCCAAAGGACCTTTACAGCATTCATCCCATTTCTTGGAAGTAGATCACAGTcatctgttggaaaatgctggtTTTCCTGAACATgctcacctgccctctgaaaatttTAGAGTGGAGGATATAACAGAAGCAGCAGTTGAAGGAAAAGGTGAAGTCAAGTGTGGGGGAGAAGATGGCAAAAGCAGCGATGGAGGCCCTCACAAAGAGAAGAAAGGCGGAGAAAAGGTGGATTTCCATGGAGTCAGAAGAGGGAGAG GGCATAGGATGCAGCCTCTGGGTGATGGTGCTCAAGGTGGACAGATGGGCAGTGGAGGGGATGGAGAACGCTGGGGGTCAGACAGAGCACCAAGGGGCAGCCTCAATGAACAAATTGCAGTAGTGCTCATGAGGTTACAAGAAGACATGCAGAACGTCCTTCAGAGACTGCATACACTGGAGGCACTGACAGCCTCCCAG GCAAGATCTGTGACGCTACAGTCAAATTTACAACCTGCCTCATCTGTTAAG aGACCATTGTGGTGGCCCTTTGATATTTCTCCTGGCACTTTAGCCTTTGCTGTTGTATGGCCCTTTGTTGCCCAGTGGTTGGTGCATGTATACTTTCAAAGAAGGCGAAG ACTACTGGGACTGGGACAGCCTGGAGAGAGAAGGAATTCAGAATTCACATGA
- the ACBD5 gene encoding acyl-CoA-binding domain-containing protein 5 isoform X2: MAETGSVHETRFEAAVKVIQSLPKNGSFQPSNEMMLKFYSFYKQATQGPCNSPRPGFWDPIGRYKWDAWSALGDMPKEEAMIAYVEEMKKILESMPMTEKVEELLQVIGPFYEIVEDKKNRGSGLTSVRLEKVSKYLEDLGNVMTSTPNSKAVNGKAESSDSGAESEEEEGHEEEEKEIQQSEKDYKNVKQDSAASKDLESIVTNGCYKDNFVPEMQNGIQTKSALNGLNVEEEITKVEQSLALTGKTNNSGHQGSNEDSVEEVSGIQHLTSDSDSEVFCDSMEQFGQEEPLEMITSAKGPLQHSSHFLEVDHSHLLENAGFPEHAHLPSENFRVEDITEAAVEGKGEVKCGGEDGKSSDGGPHKEKKGGEKVDFHGVRRGRGHRMQPLGDGAQGGQMGSGGDGERWGSDRAPRGSLNEQIAVVLMRLQEDMQNVLQRLHTLEALTASQARSVTLQSNLQPASSVKRPLWWPFDISPGTLAFAVVWPFVAQWLVHVYFQRRRRRIHPQRTGF; encoded by the exons ATGGCGGAGACCGGCTCGGTGCATGAGACCAGGTTTGAGGCGGCCGTGAAGGTGATTCAGAGCTTGCCCAAAAATG GTTCATTCCAGCCATCGAATGAAATGATGCTCAAGTTCTATAGCTTTTATAAGCAAGCAACCCAAGGACCCTGTAACAGTCCAAGACCTGGATTCTGGGATCCTATTGGTAGATATAAATG GGATGCTTGGAGTGCTTTGGGGGATATGCCCAAAGAAGAAGCCATGATAGCGTATGtagaagaaatgaaaaag ATTCTTGAGAGTATGCCAATGACGGAGAAAGTTGAAGAATTACTACAAGTGATAGGCCCATTCTATGAAATAGTAGAGGATAAAAAGAACAGAGGATCTGGCCTAACATCAG TCCGACTGGAGAAAGTTTCTAAATATTTAGAAG ACCTTGGTAATGTTATGACTTCCACACCAAATTCAAAGGCCGTGAATGGTAAAGCTGAGAGCAGTGACAGTGGAGCAGAATCGGAAGAGGAAGAGGGTcatgaagaagaggaaaaagaaatacaaCAAAGTGAAAAAG ACTATAAGAATGTAAAGCAGGACTCAGCAGCATCTAAGGATTTGGAAAGTATTGTCACTAATGGCTGTTATAAGGACAACTTTGTTCCAGAAATGCAGAATGGCATCCAGACTAAATCTGCCCTGAATGGCTTAAATGTAGAGGAAGAAATAACGAAAGTGGAGCAAAGCCTAGCACTAACGGGAAAAACTAACAACAGTGGTCACCAAG GTTCAAATGAAGACAGTGTTGAAGAGGTCTCAGGAATTCAGCACTTGACAAGTGATTCAGACAGTGAAGTTTTTTGTGATTCTATGGAACAATTTGGACAAGAAGAg CCCTTGGAAATGATTACATCAGCCAAAGGACCTTTACAGCATTCATCCCATTTCTTGGAAGTAGATCACAGTcatctgttggaaaatgctggtTTTCCTGAACATgctcacctgccctctgaaaatttTAGAGTGGAGGATATAACAGAAGCAGCAGTTGAAGGAAAAGGTGAAGTCAAGTGTGGGGGAGAAGATGGCAAAAGCAGCGATGGAGGCCCTCACAAAGAGAAGAAAGGCGGAGAAAAGGTGGATTTCCATGGAGTCAGAAGAGGGAGAG GGCATAGGATGCAGCCTCTGGGTGATGGTGCTCAAGGTGGACAGATGGGCAGTGGAGGGGATGGAGAACGCTGGGGGTCAGACAGAGCACCAAGGGGCAGCCTCAATGAACAAATTGCAGTAGTGCTCATGAGGTTACAAGAAGACATGCAGAACGTCCTTCAGAGACTGCATACACTGGAGGCACTGACAGCCTCCCAG GCAAGATCTGTGACGCTACAGTCAAATTTACAACCTGCCTCATCTGTTAAG aGACCATTGTGGTGGCCCTTTGATATTTCTCCTGGCACTTTAGCCTTTGCTGTTGTATGGCCCTTTGTTGCCCAGTGGTTGGTGCATGTATACTTTCAAAGAAGGCGAAG
- the ACBD5 gene encoding acyl-CoA-binding domain-containing protein 5 isoform X5 produces MAETGSVHETRFEAAVKVIQSLPKNGSFQPSNEMMLKFYSFYKQATQGPCNSPRPGFWDPIGRYKWDAWSALGDMPKEEAMIAYVEEMKKILESMPMTEKVEELLQVIGPFYEIVEDKKNRGSGLTSDLGNVMTSTPNSKAVNGKAESSDSGAESEEEEGHEEEEKEIQQSEKDYKNVKQDSAASKDLESIVTNGCYKDNFVPEMQNGIQTKSALNGLNVEEEITKVEQSLALTGKTNNSGHQGSNEDSVEEVSGIQHLTSDSDSEVFCDSMEQFGQEEPLEMITSAKGPLQHSSHFLEVDHSHLLENAGFPEHAHLPSENFRVEDITEAAVEGKGEVKCGGEDGKSSDGGPHKEKKGGEKVDFHGVRRGRGHRMQPLGDGAQGGQMGSGGDGERWGSDRAPRGSLNEQIAVVLMRLQEDMQNVLQRLHTLEALTASQARSVTLQSNLQPASSVKRPLWWPFDISPGTLAFAVVWPFVAQWLVHVYFQRRRRK; encoded by the exons ATGGCGGAGACCGGCTCGGTGCATGAGACCAGGTTTGAGGCGGCCGTGAAGGTGATTCAGAGCTTGCCCAAAAATG GTTCATTCCAGCCATCGAATGAAATGATGCTCAAGTTCTATAGCTTTTATAAGCAAGCAACCCAAGGACCCTGTAACAGTCCAAGACCTGGATTCTGGGATCCTATTGGTAGATATAAATG GGATGCTTGGAGTGCTTTGGGGGATATGCCCAAAGAAGAAGCCATGATAGCGTATGtagaagaaatgaaaaag ATTCTTGAGAGTATGCCAATGACGGAGAAAGTTGAAGAATTACTACAAGTGATAGGCCCATTCTATGAAATAGTAGAGGATAAAAAGAACAGAGGATCTGGCCTAACATCAG ACCTTGGTAATGTTATGACTTCCACACCAAATTCAAAGGCCGTGAATGGTAAAGCTGAGAGCAGTGACAGTGGAGCAGAATCGGAAGAGGAAGAGGGTcatgaagaagaggaaaaagaaatacaaCAAAGTGAAAAAG ACTATAAGAATGTAAAGCAGGACTCAGCAGCATCTAAGGATTTGGAAAGTATTGTCACTAATGGCTGTTATAAGGACAACTTTGTTCCAGAAATGCAGAATGGCATCCAGACTAAATCTGCCCTGAATGGCTTAAATGTAGAGGAAGAAATAACGAAAGTGGAGCAAAGCCTAGCACTAACGGGAAAAACTAACAACAGTGGTCACCAAG GTTCAAATGAAGACAGTGTTGAAGAGGTCTCAGGAATTCAGCACTTGACAAGTGATTCAGACAGTGAAGTTTTTTGTGATTCTATGGAACAATTTGGACAAGAAGAg CCCTTGGAAATGATTACATCAGCCAAAGGACCTTTACAGCATTCATCCCATTTCTTGGAAGTAGATCACAGTcatctgttggaaaatgctggtTTTCCTGAACATgctcacctgccctctgaaaatttTAGAGTGGAGGATATAACAGAAGCAGCAGTTGAAGGAAAAGGTGAAGTCAAGTGTGGGGGAGAAGATGGCAAAAGCAGCGATGGAGGCCCTCACAAAGAGAAGAAAGGCGGAGAAAAGGTGGATTTCCATGGAGTCAGAAGAGGGAGAG GGCATAGGATGCAGCCTCTGGGTGATGGTGCTCAAGGTGGACAGATGGGCAGTGGAGGGGATGGAGAACGCTGGGGGTCAGACAGAGCACCAAGGGGCAGCCTCAATGAACAAATTGCAGTAGTGCTCATGAGGTTACAAGAAGACATGCAGAACGTCCTTCAGAGACTGCATACACTGGAGGCACTGACAGCCTCCCAG GCAAGATCTGTGACGCTACAGTCAAATTTACAACCTGCCTCATCTGTTAAG aGACCATTGTGGTGGCCCTTTGATATTTCTCCTGGCACTTTAGCCTTTGCTGTTGTATGGCCCTTTGTTGCCCAGTGGTTGGTGCATGTATACTTTCAAAGAAGGCGAAG AAAATGA